The following is a genomic window from Blattabacterium sp. (Nauphoeta cinerea).
GTTATAGAAATATTAAATCGTTCAATTTAATTTAAAATATTTTTATTTATCATAATGTTAGAATAATATAAAATAATTATTTATGTTATTTTGATTATTTTTTAATTTCTAATAATAGCAGTATTGTTATTATAATTATTTTTATTATTTATATGATGATTATTTTCTTTCTTTAAAAATTTAATAACTGTTAAAACGCTTACTTTTTCTTCTATTCTTCTTTTTATATATCCTTTAGCAATAAGTTTGTGAATAAATAATATAACTTTAGCTTTACTCCAACCAAAAATTATTCCTAAATTTTTAGCAGAAATTTTAATTTCTTTTTTTAATATTAAATAAAGAAGAGCTTCTCCATCGCTAAATGTTCTTTTTTTATTCCATTCTTGAGTATTAAAGAATTCTGGAGATATTTGAACAAAATTTTCTTTTATTTTCATATTATTTATTATTTAAAGAATAATTTTTGTTGTTTATTTTAATATAAAATTGTTAATAAATACAAAGATATTTCTTTTAATTAGTATTCCTTTTTTTTTATACATACAGACATATAGAGAGAATTTTAAATTCATTCATTTAGAATATGAAAAATTTTCAAAATTGGGGGGGGGCATTTTAAGGGGGGGGGTTAATTACACCTAAAAAGTGAAGTATTCAAAATTACCCTTAAAATTGATTTATGTTTCCTTTTTTTTTATACATACAGACATATAGAGAGAATTTTAAATTCATTCATTTAGAATATGAAAAATTTTCAAAAAAAACCTACATAATTTTGATTTATGTAAAAAATTAAAAATAAGGCATATATATATATATAATAATTTAAAAAAAATTAACGTATTAATTACGTTATTAAATGACGTTATGATTACGTTATTCGCGCGCGCGCGCGCGAATAACTAAAATAGTAAAAAATAGTAAAAAATTGTTAAAAAATTCTATTTTTTTTTATAATTATTCATTCAGATAATTTTAGTACATTTATTTTTTCTTGTTTAAGAAATAAATGAAAAAAAAAATAAATGGATATCACGAAAGATCGTTTAAATTTTAAACCTTTTGAATATCAATGGGCTTATGATTATTGGTTTAAACAACAAAATGCACATTGGTTACATACAGAAATTAATATGCAATCTGATATTTATGATTGGAATCATAATTTGTCTTTTAGAGAAAAAAATGTAATTGGTGATATTTTAAAAGGATTTACTCAAACAGAGACAGAAGTTGGTAATTATTGGTCAGAAATGATTCCTAGATGGTTTCCTGTTCCTGAAATAAAAATGATGGGACAAGTTTTTGGATCATTTGAAACAATTCATGCGGTAGCTTATTCTTATTTGAATGATATTTTAGGATTAGATGATTTTCATGCTTTTTTAGAAGATGAAGCAATAATGAATAAATTACGGGTTTTAATGGATATTAAAAATGGGTTATATGATCGATATAATAAAAAGGAAATAGCAAAAAGTATAGCTTTATTTTCTGCCGCTGCGGAAGGTATACAATTGTTT
Proteins encoded in this region:
- a CDS encoding ribonucleotide-diphosphate reductase subunit beta, which encodes MDITKDRLNFKPFEYQWAYDYWFKQQNAHWLHTEINMQSDIYDWNHNLSFREKNVIGDILKGFTQTETEVGNYWSEMIPRWFPVPEIKMMGQVFGSFETIHAVAYSYLNDILGLDDFHAFLEDEAIMNKLRVLMDIKNGLYDRYNKKEIAKSIALFSAAAEGIQLFSSFAVLLSFRKSNRLKGIGQQIIFSVRDESLHSEAGCKIFRTFCDENKGLKKLVEKSVYQGIDLALKNEFVFIDQIFKKGDLPTIKREDLKNFMKDRANLKLRELGLNNLYHIDKNMLSDMDWFYITISGEQQTDFFDNRETGYSKPNEDWNDDLFISSKKIKI